A single Parabacteroides timonensis DNA region contains:
- a CDS encoding BF2992 family fimbrillin-A clan protein — protein sequence MKRIIRRYLLGLLVGGLLAGCTAGPVEEIVPEENRPVTLSFGKPDLGVPEVLSRGGETAVPKPLPKGTTVRIGAYFRGNVESVQGPISFSALAPSFQATYVVGIDGSLSPCLVDATGKKIDGKADGLTVKGGVYDFYAVSPARVLEKGGDNAYQIRDIPHKEDVMTSFVRGVTISATSRRVTLATFCRKCASVVFNVAPSQDNALPFKKLYGTKLVVSRISSSGASLIAGEDTGITPTGGSVGDEAKVTFESVEFESVEAAPDIDEMGLNKTKGVVLPKDNKAFDVEITVVRDQETATLHATIDQNITFDAGKRYIFTLEIKNNESSLLMKVLNWNTIAFTDAGVGGSGQSPTDPDINEGIGTTIKVAQWNNIDWTGNGNVGAEE from the coding sequence ATGAAACGAATAATACGACGATATCTATTGGGTTTACTGGTCGGTGGCCTGCTGGCGGGGTGTACGGCAGGACCGGTGGAGGAGATCGTGCCGGAGGAGAACCGGCCGGTAACCCTTAGTTTCGGTAAGCCGGATCTGGGAGTACCGGAAGTTTTGAGCCGTGGCGGGGAAACAGCTGTCCCTAAGCCGCTTCCCAAAGGTACGACGGTACGGATCGGAGCTTACTTCAGAGGAAATGTGGAGAGTGTACAAGGCCCGATCTCGTTTTCTGCATTGGCTCCTTCGTTTCAGGCTACTTATGTGGTTGGTATTGACGGTTCGTTGTCGCCCTGTTTGGTCGATGCGACGGGTAAAAAGATAGATGGAAAAGCCGATGGACTGACCGTGAAGGGAGGTGTGTATGACTTCTATGCTGTTTCGCCTGCACGAGTGCTGGAAAAAGGGGGAGACAATGCTTATCAGATAAGGGATATCCCTCATAAGGAGGATGTGATGACTTCTTTTGTTCGTGGCGTAACTATATCGGCCACTTCCCGGCGGGTGACTCTGGCTACTTTCTGCCGGAAATGTGCGTCGGTAGTGTTCAATGTGGCTCCTTCGCAGGATAACGCACTTCCTTTTAAGAAGTTATACGGAACAAAGCTGGTGGTTAGTAGGATATCTTCTTCGGGTGCTAGCCTGATAGCCGGAGAAGATACGGGGATAACACCGACAGGCGGCAGTGTGGGCGATGAGGCAAAGGTAACGTTTGAAAGCGTTGAATTTGAATCGGTGGAGGCTGCACCCGACATTGATGAAATGGGGTTGAATAAGACGAAAGGAGTTGTCCTTCCCAAAGACAATAAGGCTTTCGATGTGGAGATAACCGTAGTCAGGGATCAGGAAACGGCCACTTTGCATGCAACGATCGATCAGAATATTACTTTCGATGCCGGTAAGCGCTATATCTTTACTCTTGAGATAAAGAACAACGAAAGTTCCTTATTGATGAAAGTACTCAACTGGAATACGATCGCTTTTACAGATGCCGGTGTAGGAGGCTCCGGTCAGTCGCCTACCGATCCGGATATCAACGAAGGTATAGGTACGACTATAAAGGTAGCCCAATGGAATAACATCGATTGGACAGGAAATGGAAATGTTGGAGCGGAAGAATAA
- a CDS encoding CoA-disulfide reductase: MKYLIVGGVAGGATVAARLRRIDENAEIILFERGKYVSYANCGLPYYIGGTITERDKLFVQTAQGFTARFNIDIRTEQEVTAIHPKEKTVEIRELNTARTYIENYDKLILSPGAEPLRPGIEGINSDKIFTLRNVPDTDTIKKYVSRNNPRHAVVVGGGFIGLEMAENLHHLGIQVAVVEMANQVMAPLDYSMAAIVHQQLIEKQVDLRLEDGVSRFEETPEGIIVHLRSGKQITTDLVLLSIGVRPETRLAKEAGLSLGSLGGIAVNDYMQTSNPDIYALGDAVEVLNPVTGKPALIPLAGPANKQGRIVADNIVFGNRETYKGTIGTSIAKVFDLTVAAAGANAKLLKREGIPYQSSYTHSASHAGYYPGAVPMSIKILFSPDNGQLLGAQVVGFDGVDKRIEMLEQVIQRKGTVYDLTELEQAYAPPYSSAKDPVNMAGYVAENILTKKVEVIDWRKISQLNSDTILVDVRTADEYSLGSIPGAINIPVDELRNRLSELPKDKPIVVTCAVGLRGYLAYRILVQHGYKDVKNLSGGYKTWSIATAKPVLKQTESNQQTTKPEEPSAVTSARPASQKTVQIDACGLQCPGPVMQLKKHYAEINTGDRLLITATDQGFGKDVGAWCNMTGAQLVSVENKSGIIHATIEKAEPKSSCKMVNGADNKTLIVFSDDLDKALASFVIANGAASTGKKVTMFFTFWGLNVIKKRQKPAVSKDIFGKMFGWMLPAHSGKLKLSKMNMGGAGSWMMRLIMKKKHIDSLESLIAQAAENGVEMIACTMSMDVMGVKEEELMDNVTLGGVATYLERAEDANVNLFI, translated from the coding sequence GAGTTGCCGGTGGAGCTACCGTAGCAGCCCGTTTACGCAGAATCGATGAAAATGCAGAAATAATCCTGTTCGAACGAGGCAAATATGTCTCTTATGCCAATTGCGGACTACCTTATTACATTGGCGGAACTATTACTGAGCGCGACAAACTGTTCGTACAGACAGCGCAGGGATTTACCGCCCGTTTTAATATAGATATTCGTACCGAGCAGGAAGTCACAGCCATCCATCCGAAAGAAAAGACTGTTGAAATAAGAGAACTCAATACAGCCCGGACATACATTGAAAATTATGACAAATTAATTCTTTCTCCCGGAGCGGAACCGCTTCGTCCCGGCATCGAAGGGATCAATAGCGATAAGATATTCACATTACGTAATGTACCCGATACAGACACAATCAAAAAATACGTCAGCCGGAATAATCCGCGCCATGCAGTAGTAGTGGGCGGTGGATTTATCGGATTGGAAATGGCAGAAAACCTGCATCATCTAGGCATCCAGGTAGCGGTCGTTGAGATGGCAAACCAAGTCATGGCTCCGTTGGATTATTCCATGGCTGCCATTGTACATCAGCAATTAATAGAAAAACAGGTGGACCTCCGCCTGGAAGATGGTGTATCTCGTTTCGAAGAAACACCTGAAGGGATCATCGTTCATCTGCGTAGCGGAAAACAGATTACAACCGACCTGGTATTACTCAGTATCGGAGTTCGTCCTGAAACCAGGTTGGCAAAAGAAGCCGGATTATCCCTGGGATCATTAGGAGGCATTGCCGTAAACGATTACATGCAAACTTCCAATCCGGACATCTACGCCTTGGGAGACGCCGTTGAAGTACTCAATCCGGTAACAGGAAAACCAGCCCTGATCCCACTTGCCGGGCCGGCTAACAAACAGGGACGCATCGTTGCCGACAATATCGTGTTCGGCAACCGTGAAACATACAAGGGCACTATCGGCACCTCTATTGCAAAGGTATTCGACCTGACAGTTGCTGCTGCCGGAGCCAATGCCAAGTTGTTAAAACGCGAAGGTATCCCCTATCAGTCGTCGTATACGCATTCGGCATCACATGCCGGTTATTATCCGGGAGCAGTCCCGATGTCTATCAAAATATTATTCTCACCGGATAACGGACAGCTGCTGGGCGCACAGGTTGTCGGATTCGATGGAGTGGACAAACGGATCGAAATGCTAGAACAGGTTATACAACGCAAAGGGACAGTCTACGACCTGACCGAACTTGAGCAGGCCTATGCTCCCCCCTATTCATCGGCAAAAGATCCGGTAAATATGGCCGGATATGTGGCAGAAAACATTCTTACTAAAAAGGTAGAGGTTATAGATTGGCGTAAAATAAGCCAACTGAATAGCGACACCATCCTGGTAGACGTACGCACGGCCGACGAATATTCTTTGGGATCTATTCCGGGTGCAATCAATATACCGGTCGACGAACTCCGCAACCGCCTGTCGGAATTGCCTAAAGATAAACCGATCGTGGTGACCTGTGCCGTTGGTCTGCGCGGATACCTGGCTTACCGCATTCTGGTTCAGCATGGCTATAAAGATGTAAAAAACCTGTCCGGTGGTTATAAAACATGGAGTATCGCGACCGCTAAACCGGTTTTAAAACAGACCGAAAGTAATCAACAAACAACAAAACCGGAAGAACCGTCTGCTGTAACCTCCGCTCGCCCTGCTTCACAGAAGACCGTACAGATCGATGCCTGCGGCTTGCAATGCCCCGGACCGGTTATGCAATTGAAAAAGCATTATGCCGAAATAAATACAGGCGATCGTTTGCTGATCACAGCCACCGACCAGGGTTTCGGCAAAGACGTAGGAGCCTGGTGCAACATGACAGGGGCACAATTGGTGAGTGTCGAGAATAAATCAGGTATCATTCACGCCACAATCGAAAAAGCAGAACCCAAAAGTTCCTGCAAAATGGTAAACGGGGCCGACAATAAAACACTGATCGTATTCAGCGACGACCTGGATAAAGCGCTGGCCTCCTTCGTCATCGCCAACGGAGCGGCCTCTACCGGTAAGAAAGTGACCATGTTCTTTACCTTCTGGGGATTGAACGTAATCAAGAAAAGGCAGAAACCGGCCGTATCGAAAGATATCTTCGGAAAAATGTTCGGCTGGATGCTTCCTGCTCACAGCGGTAAACTGAAGCTATCGAAGATGAACATGGGAGGCGCCGGAAGTTGGATGATGCGTCTGATCATGAAGAAAAAACATATCGACAGCCTGGAAAGCCTGATCGCACAGGCCGCTGAAAATGGTGTCGAAATGATTGCCTGCACCATGAGTATGGATGTGATGGGCGTCAAGGAAGAAGAACTGATGGATAACGTTACACTGGGCGGTGTTGCCACTTACCTGGAACGCGCAGAAGATGCCAATGTAAACCTATTCATCTAA
- the serS gene encoding serine--tRNA ligase, producing the protein MLTLKMITEETDRVIRGLEKKHFKDAKEAIAKVIELNDKRRSTQNQLDNNLAEVNSLSKAIGGLMKEGRKEEAEATKKRVAEIKEVSKGIQAEMDQASEEMQNLLYTIPNVPYDEVPEGVAAEDNVVEKMGGMETELPKDALPHWELTKKYDLIDFDLGVKITGAGFPVYKGQGAQLQRALINFFLDEARKSGYMEIMPPTVVNAASGFGTGQLPDKEGQMYHCEVDDLYLIPTAEVPVTNIYRDVILDDKQLPIKNCAYTQCFRREAGSYGKDVRGLNRLHEFSKVELVRIDKPEHSKQSHQEMLDHVEGLLQKLELPYRILRLCGGDMSFTAALCFDFEVYSEAQKRWLEVSSVSNFDTYQANRLKCRYRDENKKTQLCHTLNGSALALPRIVAALLENNQTPEGIRIPKALIPYTGFDMIK; encoded by the coding sequence ATGTTGACGCTTAAAATGATTACGGAAGAAACAGACCGCGTAATTCGTGGTCTGGAGAAGAAACACTTTAAGGATGCTAAGGAAGCTATCGCTAAAGTGATCGAGCTAAACGATAAAAGACGTAGTACACAGAATCAATTAGATAATAACCTGGCAGAGGTAAACTCGCTGTCGAAAGCTATAGGTGGCCTGATGAAAGAGGGCAGAAAGGAAGAAGCTGAGGCTACTAAAAAGCGTGTTGCCGAAATCAAGGAAGTCAGCAAGGGGATCCAGGCTGAAATGGATCAGGCGTCGGAAGAAATGCAGAACTTGCTTTATACCATTCCGAATGTTCCTTATGATGAAGTACCCGAAGGTGTTGCAGCCGAAGATAATGTGGTAGAGAAAATGGGCGGTATGGAAACGGAATTGCCGAAAGATGCACTGCCTCACTGGGAATTGACAAAGAAATATGACTTGATAGACTTTGACTTGGGTGTGAAGATTACAGGTGCAGGTTTTCCGGTTTACAAAGGACAGGGAGCACAATTGCAGCGTGCCCTGATAAACTTCTTCCTGGATGAAGCCCGCAAGTCCGGGTATATGGAAATTATGCCGCCGACAGTGGTAAATGCCGCTTCCGGTTTTGGTACAGGTCAGCTTCCTGACAAGGAAGGACAGATGTATCATTGCGAAGTAGATGATCTTTATCTGATACCGACTGCCGAAGTTCCGGTAACAAATATTTATCGCGATGTTATTTTGGATGATAAGCAGTTGCCGATCAAGAACTGTGCCTATACACAGTGTTTCCGTCGTGAAGCAGGTTCTTACGGAAAGGATGTACGCGGTCTGAACCGTCTGCACGAGTTTTCCAAGGTAGAACTGGTTCGTATCGACAAGCCGGAACATTCAAAACAGTCACACCAGGAGATGTTAGATCATGTGGAAGGCCTGCTTCAGAAGCTGGAACTTCCGTATCGTATTCTTCGTCTGTGCGGTGGGGACATGAGTTTTACGGCGGCTCTTTGCTTTGACTTTGAAGTTTATTCAGAAGCTCAGAAGCGTTGGTTGGAAGTAAGTTCTGTATCCAACTTCGACACTTATCAGGCAAACCGCTTGAAATGTCGTTATCGCGATGAAAATAAAAAGACTCAGCTGTGTCACACTTTGAACGGTAGTGCTTTAGCCTTACCGCGTATCGTGGCAGCTTTGCTTGAAAACAACCAGACTCCTGAAGGTATCCGCATTCCGAAAGCGTTAATACCTTACACAGGATTTGATATGATCAAATAA
- a CDS encoding HU family DNA-binding protein, with amino-acid sequence MNKIELVNELAAKMNVSLSQSRQFINAFQEILKETLGHEAIMLQGFGSFEPWQQKQREGRNPHTGTPCVIEARTSVKFKPGKLLLKALNS; translated from the coding sequence ATGAACAAAATTGAATTAGTAAATGAATTAGCAGCAAAGATGAATGTTTCTCTGAGTCAGTCTCGGCAGTTTATTAATGCGTTTCAGGAAATCCTGAAAGAAACATTGGGGCATGAGGCTATCATGCTTCAGGGATTTGGAAGCTTTGAGCCCTGGCAGCAGAAGCAGCGGGAAGGACGTAATCCGCATACAGGTACTCCCTGTGTGATAGAGGCTCGTACGAGTGTGAAATTTAAACCCGGAAAGCTCTTACTCAAGGCTTTGAACTCTTAA
- a CDS encoding D-Ala-D-Ala carboxypeptidase family metallohydrolase has protein sequence MNRRISRDFTWEEMTYSRVAVENGLRNVPPAEAEIAMKHLVKRLLQPLRIAYAGPIAITSGYRSPEVNRLVGGVPSSQHVKGEAADCYVPDPEVLLNVLRFCKLPFDQAILYKRKKFLHLSLKVSGKNRYQIIINK, from the coding sequence ATGAACAGAAGAATAAGCCGGGATTTTACCTGGGAGGAAATGACATATAGCCGGGTGGCAGTGGAAAACGGGTTGCGCAACGTTCCTCCGGCAGAAGCGGAGATTGCGATGAAACATCTGGTAAAGCGTTTGTTGCAGCCGTTGCGTATCGCTTATGCCGGACCGATTGCAATAACGAGCGGTTATCGCAGTCCGGAAGTGAACCGGCTGGTAGGCGGTGTACCGTCGAGCCAGCATGTAAAAGGGGAGGCTGCCGATTGTTATGTACCTGACCCGGAGGTGTTGCTGAATGTGTTGCGTTTTTGCAAGTTGCCTTTCGATCAGGCGATCCTGTATAAACGAAAGAAGTTTCTGCATCTTTCGCTAAAGGTAAGTGGAAAGAACCGGTATCAGATAATTATTAATAAATAG
- a CDS encoding DUF3472 domain-containing protein, whose translation MKKIKQVILLGMAVWMMCSCQGKKLELSAEAVAVPLGGNTYVTAGKEGAKVSTAGIKSWTGSDAVLSSWFKVSQAGELKLFLKATATDGPSVVKVTFGGKSFTVKITDAEETIVPVGSVLLAEPGYVRVDLQGEKKEGAQFAGISELLIDGPAAQEPLYFIRDFEPYWGMRGPSVHMKYTLPEEPVEYFYNEITVPEGEDKIGSYFMTNGFGEGYCGIQANSDTERRILFSVWSPFETDDPKAIPEDHRIKLLAQGKDVHIGEFGNEGSGGQSYLIYPWKAGQTYRVITRVHPDGKGNTAYYAWFFAPEENQWRLIAGFLRPQTNAWYTGAHSFLENFIPGQGYLERSVRFGNQWARTAKGEWKELTEGMFTYDATARAGVRQDYAGGVADNMFFLRNGGFFNDNTEFKSVFMRQPNGVAPEVDVTTLPLK comes from the coding sequence ATGAAGAAGATCAAACAAGTTATTTTACTGGGTATGGCTGTATGGATGATGTGCAGCTGCCAGGGTAAGAAGTTGGAACTGTCTGCAGAAGCAGTCGCTGTTCCGTTAGGTGGTAATACGTATGTGACTGCCGGAAAAGAGGGTGCGAAAGTTTCTACCGCAGGCATCAAGTCGTGGACAGGTTCTGATGCTGTTCTTTCGTCGTGGTTTAAGGTTAGCCAGGCTGGAGAATTGAAATTGTTCCTGAAGGCTACTGCTACGGATGGTCCGTCGGTTGTGAAAGTTACTTTCGGTGGGAAAAGTTTTACAGTAAAGATCACAGATGCGGAAGAAACGATTGTTCCGGTGGGTAGCGTATTGCTTGCGGAACCGGGTTATGTTCGTGTGGATTTACAAGGGGAGAAGAAGGAAGGTGCTCAGTTTGCCGGTATTTCCGAACTGTTGATTGATGGGCCGGCCGCTCAGGAGCCTCTTTATTTTATCCGGGACTTTGAACCTTACTGGGGAATGCGCGGGCCTTCGGTACATATGAAATACACATTGCCTGAAGAGCCGGTTGAATATTTCTACAACGAAATAACCGTTCCCGAAGGGGAAGATAAGATCGGCAGTTATTTCATGACTAATGGTTTTGGTGAAGGATATTGTGGTATCCAGGCGAATAGCGATACGGAACGACGTATTTTGTTTTCTGTCTGGAGTCCGTTTGAAACGGATGATCCGAAGGCTATCCCGGAAGACCACCGTATCAAGTTACTGGCTCAGGGGAAAGATGTACATATCGGAGAGTTCGGCAACGAAGGCTCGGGTGGTCAAAGTTATCTGATTTATCCCTGGAAAGCCGGGCAAACTTATCGTGTGATTACACGTGTCCATCCAGATGGAAAAGGGAATACCGCTTATTATGCCTGGTTTTTTGCTCCCGAGGAGAATCAGTGGCGATTGATAGCAGGTTTCCTTCGCCCGCAAACAAATGCCTGGTATACCGGAGCGCATTCTTTCCTTGAAAACTTTATTCCGGGGCAAGGCTATCTGGAACGTAGCGTACGTTTTGGCAATCAGTGGGCTCGTACGGCTAAAGGTGAATGGAAGGAACTTACGGAAGGGATGTTTACTTATGATGCAACTGCCCGGGCCGGTGTTCGTCAGGACTATGCCGGTGGTGTGGCTGACAATATGTTCTTCCTTCGTAACGGCGGTTTCTTTAATGATAATACGGAATTTAAATCAGTTTTTATGCGCCAGCCGAATGGAGTGGCTCCTGAAGTCGACGTAACGACGTTGCCTTTAAAGTAA
- a CDS encoding BACON domain-containing protein → MRRMNETIWLLVWLLLSVVSGCTETEVEDGDVPPHALKEVEAGFNLKVLASSIPVTRSITFTPAGTVESDTLVAGMTDTLQTRAKVALTTDQENQIANLWVGQYNAATGDHLFNQYFESMTGTTVNLKLKQIPEESDSHVYFISNAGNLGKIDNEGTLKTHTLTYTSTEGLPSDNLCRMVGMWNGKVVADGMKDIEVELTRLLAKITFTYSMGPDFSFTPTSVALRSVPNKSQVTAPTTQLSDLSYDTYSGTASADGATIYWYLPENMAGTVSGPEAVDSEKKKIGTGVTKATCIELTGVAVQGGVTYEEVTFRFYPGGDMNNYDIIRNSHYMMSVTLVGIDVSDERITVGKIPPIIVDEGKMPAEKGGIKEVQITARPGQPWSFDMPQWLSALLDGTAVSAGATFSYHGPYKVVFQAASANPKAVERSVTFNLKVNGVDQDITITQSGSTLTKGGDISLEAALGSEGTSSFTATKGLQWSADLSDKEWLDWVTGNPDGGEAPEEAQTLAVKAKTSNPSATARSGKITIKAGVSVGNESDTDGLKQDINVSQEGSTVTGSSKEVNAEAVNGLTSSFTATAGLNWAASVTDGSWITLAESSGGPTTGSAQNIIYNVSVNPKAESRSDEITVRAGDASAGPTAKITVSQKASSLTASGSPAKLDATADARGTLTFKGTSGLPFSITTPDWLSLTGSTLGTTDGSNQTLGYKTNGVNRNSTELSGDITVKAGNIEKKVVVTQSGSTFSVSKTALSFKKEGGSGTVEVAGTSGLPWTVTPSVEESGITPDIISSETGSDKQTLTFIATANSGDARSVTFTIAVTGGDHSKTVEVEQDAGLVGFIVTVDQSVLEDYYTQMAKNKYTWITHPPFDADGTNTAPSHRITVDLSDPPTMNGSYSIEVQNGQIGLSNYSTMQTYCSELDENGTGWRLPTMIELRAIYNNREAIGSSTGASPLSGRWYWSSSAYKAGSERCIHYFDTGAFFYTKVTNNGGTVRCVRDL, encoded by the coding sequence ATGAGACGGATGAATGAAACGATATGGTTGCTGGTGTGGTTACTTCTTTCCGTTGTGAGTGGTTGCACTGAGACGGAGGTGGAAGATGGTGATGTTCCGCCTCATGCTTTGAAGGAGGTGGAGGCCGGATTCAATCTGAAGGTGCTGGCCAGCAGTATTCCTGTTACCCGTAGCATCACATTTACACCCGCTGGCACGGTCGAGTCGGATACCCTGGTAGCCGGTATGACTGATACATTACAGACGCGTGCTAAAGTGGCATTGACAACCGACCAGGAAAACCAGATCGCCAACCTATGGGTCGGGCAGTATAATGCGGCAACGGGTGACCACCTGTTTAATCAGTATTTTGAATCGATGACCGGCACTACAGTTAACCTGAAACTGAAACAGATCCCAGAGGAGAGCGATAGCCACGTGTACTTCATATCCAACGCAGGCAACCTGGGTAAAATAGACAATGAAGGCACATTAAAAACACATACATTAACCTATACTTCTACCGAAGGCTTACCCAGTGATAACTTATGCCGGATGGTCGGCATGTGGAACGGAAAGGTTGTAGCTGACGGTATGAAAGATATCGAAGTGGAACTGACCCGTCTTTTGGCTAAAATTACGTTTACTTATTCGATGGGACCCGACTTTTCGTTTACTCCGACCTCGGTGGCGCTGAGATCCGTCCCGAATAAATCGCAGGTAACAGCTCCGACAACACAATTATCCGACCTAAGTTATGACACGTATAGTGGAACGGCCAGTGCTGATGGTGCGACGATCTACTGGTATCTGCCGGAAAACATGGCGGGTACGGTCAGTGGTCCTGAAGCTGTCGACTCGGAAAAGAAGAAGATCGGTACCGGTGTAACGAAGGCCACCTGTATCGAACTGACCGGTGTGGCAGTACAGGGCGGGGTGACGTATGAGGAGGTTACCTTCCGGTTCTATCCGGGTGGCGATATGAATAATTATGATATTATACGCAACTCGCATTATATGATGAGTGTCACCCTGGTCGGTATCGATGTTTCTGACGAACGTATCACAGTGGGGAAAATACCCCCTATTATCGTTGACGAGGGAAAGATGCCGGCGGAAAAAGGTGGAATAAAAGAGGTACAGATTACGGCCCGCCCGGGTCAACCGTGGAGTTTCGACATGCCCCAATGGCTGTCGGCTTTATTAGACGGCACTGCCGTTTCGGCTGGTGCTACGTTTTCTTATCATGGCCCCTATAAAGTGGTCTTTCAGGCTGCATCCGCCAATCCGAAAGCGGTAGAAAGAAGTGTGACGTTTAACTTGAAAGTGAACGGTGTTGATCAGGATATAACTATTACGCAAAGTGGCTCGACTTTGACAAAAGGGGGGGATATATCCCTGGAGGCTGCTTTGGGATCAGAGGGCACTTCCTCCTTTACCGCTACAAAAGGTTTGCAATGGTCGGCAGATTTAAGTGACAAAGAATGGCTCGATTGGGTAACGGGTAATCCGGACGGTGGTGAAGCTCCGGAAGAGGCACAAACCTTAGCTGTTAAGGCGAAAACCAGTAATCCATCGGCAACGGCACGTTCCGGAAAGATAACGATAAAAGCCGGAGTATCGGTGGGGAATGAGAGTGATACCGACGGATTAAAACAAGATATCAATGTTTCTCAGGAGGGTTCTACCGTAACGGGTTCTTCAAAAGAAGTAAATGCCGAGGCTGTTAACGGCTTGACCTCTTCCTTTACGGCTACAGCCGGATTAAACTGGGCGGCTAGTGTAACGGATGGTAGTTGGATTACCTTAGCTGAAAGTTCCGGTGGCCCGACAACCGGTTCTGCCCAGAATATAATTTATAATGTGTCGGTAAATCCGAAAGCAGAGTCTCGAAGCGATGAAATAACAGTCCGGGCGGGAGACGCTTCCGCGGGGCCAACCGCGAAAATAACGGTAAGCCAAAAAGCCTCATCGCTGACTGCTTCAGGTAGTCCTGCAAAATTGGATGCAACAGCTGACGCCCGCGGAACACTGACGTTTAAAGGAACTTCGGGATTACCATTTTCTATTACTACTCCTGATTGGTTATCCCTGACAGGTTCAACTCTGGGAACAACGGATGGCAGCAATCAAACTTTAGGATATAAAACAAACGGGGTGAATCGCAATAGTACGGAACTGTCGGGTGATATAACGGTAAAAGCGGGAAATATAGAGAAAAAGGTGGTTGTAACACAATCGGGGTCTACATTTAGCGTATCTAAAACAGCATTGTCGTTTAAAAAAGAAGGTGGTTCCGGCACAGTAGAGGTGGCAGGAACCAGCGGTTTGCCCTGGACAGTGACTCCTTCTGTAGAGGAAAGCGGTATTACACCTGATATTATATCTTCTGAAACCGGAAGTGATAAGCAGACTTTGACGTTTATTGCTACTGCGAATTCGGGTGATGCCCGTTCTGTTACATTTACTATTGCTGTAACCGGTGGTGACCATTCAAAGACAGTGGAGGTAGAGCAGGATGCTGGTTTGGTTGGTTTTATTGTAACAGTCGATCAGAGTGTATTAGAGGATTATTATACTCAAATGGCTAAAAATAAATACACTTGGATAACACATCCTCCGTTTGATGCTGATGGGACAAATACAGCACCCTCTCATAGGATTACTGTCGACTTATCTGACCCTCCTACAATGAACGGTTCTTATTCTATAGAAGTACAAAATGGACAAATCGGTCTTAGTAATTATTCTACAATGCAAACTTATTGCTCTGAATTGGATGAGAATGGTACTGGTTGGCGTTTACCTACTATGATAGAGTTGCGTGCTATCTATAATAACAGAGAGGCGATAGGGAGCTCAACGGGTGCCAGCCCGTTGTCCGGTAGATGGTACTGGAGTAGTTCGGCCTATAAGGCTGGCAGTGAAAGGTGTATACACTACTTCGACACTGGCGCATTCTTCTACACCAAAGTCACGAACAACGGCGGTACTGTTCGGTGTGTTCGGGATCTTTAG
- a CDS encoding HU family DNA-binding protein has product MALKFRKVQRKVLSGDDKGKTKTYAVAKSSNYCDMEKLCELISSRSAMSSADVKAILDSLNWAMGLELRSGSIVQVGEFGSFRFSVRSKGTETEDAFNASMIKKARIIFSPGTSLRWASEITKFEEDDVKVVEKKEDEDDRPVIE; this is encoded by the coding sequence ATGGCATTAAAATTCAGAAAAGTACAACGTAAGGTGTTGAGTGGCGACGACAAGGGTAAAACCAAGACGTATGCCGTTGCAAAGTCTTCGAACTATTGCGACATGGAAAAGTTGTGTGAACTGATCTCCAGCCGTTCGGCCATGTCGAGTGCCGATGTAAAGGCTATTCTCGACTCCCTGAACTGGGCTATGGGGCTGGAACTTCGTTCGGGAAGTATTGTTCAGGTAGGGGAATTCGGGAGTTTTCGCTTCTCGGTTCGTTCGAAAGGAACTGAAACGGAAGATGCCTTTAATGCTTCCATGATAAAAAAGGCACGTATTATCTTTTCGCCGGGTACCAGCCTGCGTTGGGCAAGTGAGATCACGAAATTTGAAGAAGACGATGTGAAAGTCGTTGAAAAGAAAGAGGACGAAGATGACCGTCCGGTGATCGAGTAA
- a CDS encoding C40 family peptidase, translating to MTRKNFILSFLWIFLFTLVLTSCGSKKRVALPADFKGPKELSRLYGVRITPDDNIFLYNEGAKWLGTPHRMGGSTKRGVDCSGFVAIVFREVYRKQLARSSADMLKHNCKKVSRSKLQEGDLVFFRTGSGKKKVPNHVGIYLKNGKFIHTSTSKGVMVSSLSEPYYTRTWITGGRVK from the coding sequence ATGACTCGTAAAAATTTCATCCTGTCTTTTCTTTGGATATTTTTGTTTACACTGGTTTTGACGTCCTGCGGCAGTAAAAAACGTGTTGCACTTCCTGCTGACTTCAAAGGGCCGAAAGAATTGTCACGTTTATATGGTGTTCGTATTACTCCCGATGATAATATCTTTCTTTACAATGAAGGGGCGAAATGGCTTGGTACACCTCATCGGATGGGAGGAAGCACGAAGCGGGGAGTGGATTGCTCCGGGTTTGTGGCGATTGTTTTTCGCGAGGTTTATAGAAAACAATTGGCTCGTTCGTCGGCGGATATGTTGAAACATAATTGTAAGAAAGTGAGTCGCTCTAAGTTACAAGAGGGGGATTTGGTGTTTTTCAGGACAGGCAGCGGGAAGAAAAAAGTGCCGAACCATGTCGGTATCTATCTGAAAAACGGAAAGTTCATACATACCAGTACCTCGAAGGGAGTGATGGTCAGTAGCCTGAGTGAACCTTATTATACGCGGACCTGGATAACAGGTGGACGGGTGAAGTAA